The Methanobacterium sp. genome has a segment encoding these proteins:
- a CDS encoding 2,3-bisphosphoglycerate-independent phosphoglycerate mutase — MKGIIMIIDGMGDRPLKELGYKTPLEAANTPNMDKLAEIGINGIMDPIRPGIRAGSDTSHISILGYDPYEVYTGRGPFEAAGIGLEVIAGDIAFRCNFSTQDENGIITDRRAGRIREGTEKISESINNLKLEGFEDIEIIFKESTGHRAVLVLRGEGISDKVSDSDPKNEGKPPKEVISLDDSQEAQKTAQILNKFVETSYELLKDHPVNLKRIEKGENPANVILPRGVGAVPNLVPFSEKYGLKAACIAETGLIKGIGKIAGMNLIEVEGATGGTDTNLENITKSIKNTAEDDNCEFILINIDGADEAGHDGQMEEKVKFIEKVDTVISEIMQIDDVYFILTADHSTPISVMDHTGDPVPIIIKGPEVRVDDVNKFSERAAVSGGLCRIRGSDVMNILMDLMNKSEKFGA, encoded by the coding sequence GTGAAAGGAATCATAATGATAATAGATGGGATGGGAGACCGTCCACTAAAAGAACTAGGATACAAAACTCCGCTTGAAGCTGCAAACACACCAAACATGGATAAATTAGCAGAAATTGGTATAAATGGCATTATGGATCCAATAAGGCCAGGTATACGGGCTGGAAGTGACACATCACACATTTCAATACTGGGATATGACCCTTATGAAGTTTATACAGGTAGAGGTCCATTTGAAGCTGCAGGAATAGGATTAGAAGTTATAGCTGGAGATATAGCATTCAGATGCAACTTTTCAACTCAGGATGAAAATGGAATCATAACTGACCGGCGGGCTGGAAGAATAAGAGAAGGCACAGAAAAAATCTCTGAATCTATAAATAATCTGAAATTAGAAGGATTTGAGGATATTGAGATAATATTTAAAGAATCTACAGGTCATAGAGCGGTGCTCGTGTTAAGGGGTGAGGGTATATCTGATAAAGTATCTGATTCCGACCCAAAAAATGAAGGAAAACCTCCTAAAGAAGTGATTTCACTTGATGATTCACAGGAAGCCCAAAAAACAGCCCAAATATTAAATAAATTCGTGGAAACATCCTATGAACTTTTAAAAGATCACCCAGTTAATCTCAAGCGAATTGAAAAGGGAGAGAACCCTGCAAACGTGATATTACCTCGAGGAGTAGGGGCAGTTCCTAATCTCGTACCATTTAGTGAAAAATACGGCTTAAAAGCAGCATGTATAGCTGAAACAGGACTTATAAAAGGAATTGGGAAAATAGCAGGTATGAATTTAATTGAAGTAGAAGGAGCTACTGGTGGAACTGACACCAACCTTGAAAACATCACAAAAAGCATTAAAAACACAGCAGAAGACGATAACTGTGAATTCATATTAATTAACATAGATGGTGCAGATGAAGCAGGCCACGATGGACAAATGGAAGAAAAAGTAAAGTTCATTGAAAAAGTAGATACTGTAATCAGTGAAATAATGCAAATAGATGATGTATACTTCATTTTAACAGCAGATCATTCCACACCAATCTCTGTAATGGACCATACAGGAGATCCTGTCCCCATCATAATAAAAGGGCCTGAAGTTAGAGTTGATGATGTAAACAAATTTAGCGAAAGGGCAGCTGTATCTGGAGGCCTTTGCAGGATAAGAGGGTCAGATGTAATGAATATTTTAATGGATCTAATGAACAAATCCGAAAAATTTGGAGCATAA